The nucleotide window GGTAGCTGACTAAGAAACCTCGGAAAGCGCCTGACTCGTTCACATGCTCAAGGTAACAGGAATATCACACGAGCAGGCATACAAACACACCTTAGCAACTCACTTTCGACGATATCACCGCCTACATACATGTCCATGTCCCACAATAATGTCCATCTTTAATTCAGTACTGGGCTCGCTGTCTCCTCCTCCGGGATTCAGGAAATCATTCGAAGATCCACATGCGCGCGACCACGAGCTACCGGTGTACAACTCCCCGCCGTCTCCTCGAATTCCACCCCCCGTTACTGCCTCAGTACTATGGAGCGCCCCCAAAACCGCCTTATTACCACCACCTCGGGTGCCCGACGATCTGATAGCTTTGCAACGACGAGCGCGACACCTCGAACAACAGCTGCAAGAGCTGCTCGATGCTCAGGCAGATGGTTTAATGGGCGGGCTAGGCGCGGGTGATGTCATACCGGACGATCTCGTGTCAAATGGCAGTACTACACCAACTGTGAGTAGTGTAAGGTCGAGTGATAGGAGTGCAGAGAATGGGGATACCCGGCAAATACCCAAGCGGAAGAAAGTCGGTCTCGACACAGCGAGAAGAGGCATCTCCAGGCGTATAAGACAACTTGCTAGTGTCAAGTCTGAAGAACTGGATTTGCTAGACGAAGATTTGAGAAAACTGCAAACCACAGTGGAGAAGACCGACGCGTGGAGCCAGAAGCGCATACGACTCGAGAAGAAGATCCACGATATAGAATGCGAAGACGCAGGCGCAAAAGCGAAGAGCCTACAAACTGAAGCTTCGAAGCTAGAGCAAGAAATACGGCAAAAAGAAGAGGAGCTTTGGGCCCTGAAGCGACGGCATCGACGGGTGCTGGACGAGCTGGCAGATACCGAGAACTCGGCGGAAGCAAAGATAGCGTCCTACAAAACGGCACTCTCGTTGCTGGATCGTGAAATCTCAAACTTCCTTGAAAGACCTCCAAACGCGGACCATGTACCAATGTCATCCTCGCCGTTCCTTACACTCCCAGCGAAGCGGAGAACTCTCGATATGGCGCGTGAATATTGGCAAGACGAGTACGCAAGGTTAGCAGAAAAATGCGAAGAGGTCGACACAGACCGCGGCGCGCTTGAGGAGGGGGCACATCTATGGACAGAAGTCGTGAAGAAGGTAGCAGACTACGAAACAAGCCTACAAGATTATATGCAGCACGCGGGACGGAATGGTTCTCCTGATGCTTCTCAGCTCCTCGAGCAAATGGATAAGACCATTAGCTACCTGGAAGAAAAGCTGGACTACGCCACTTCGCGCAGCTGGAACTTGCTGGTATGCGCTGTTGGGGCAGAACTTGAGGCATTCACGCAAGGTAGAACCATGTTGGTCGAGGCTCTGGGCACAAAACGAAAAGGCAAGGAGAAAGCTCTAGGGTCACTACTAGATCATGATGGGTTTCAAACGGAGCAACAGGAGGATATGACGATATCAGCTATTAGAATCAGCAGATCGCCGCAAAGGCAGCCAACTCCGCCAAAGCCATCGTTCTTCGACTCAGAAGATGAAGATCCTGATCCAGAACTGATGATTTCGCATCAGGATCACGATACCGGTTGAGCTTTTTCTGAAAATGTTGAGGCATTGGGGTCTTTCACAGCCGAGTAGTTATTCTTCAACAGTGAATTAATTTTCGATCATCATCTCGCATCATATAGCATGCGCATCGCGTAATTGTACGGTAGACAGCTGCAGTGATAATCTATTTCACCTAACCAGCATATCGATAAGGTGGCCCGAATGTGGGGTCATCGGAGATAGTCTTATTGCCGAGCCTGCTACAAAGCTTCCCGATACGAGCACCACGATATCGCCTCGGTACAACTATATACTCTTTCGGAAGCTACACGGCAGAAATGAGCTCGTCGCAAGTTCCGACAAGTCCACCTAACGAAGAGGATTCTGCAAGGACCATAGTCTACGATCCGAACGATCCCTTCTGGCGCGACActgatgatgatgacgacaTGGACTTTGTGCCGGCAGAAACGGGCAGTGAGAATGCGGACGATGGGGAAGCCGAGTTGAGCTTTCATGGTACGCGCTCACATCAAGTGCGCAATAGCCATTATATGTATTGACTTTACTTCAAGACGCTGCCGAACGACTGGGTAATCTCAACGGGGTCGAGATCGCATTCGAGTATACCGACGATaacgaggaagaagaagacgaggacgatgaggatgaagaggaggacGAAGACGAAGGGGAAGAGACAGAAGAAGGCGAGACACATATGCATGGACGACCCATAATCCTTGGCCGCGACGAGATCCTGCGGTTACTTGGGCATGCGGGATTGGGACGGATATTCGCCGCTGGATTTAGCCCACGGTCCGCACTTCAGCGGCGCACATTCAACGAcgatgatgaagaagaagatgatgaggacgacgacgacgacgacagcGACCCGGGTACTGGTTATGACCCTGTCGGCCCTGCAGGGACATCTGGCAGAAGGCGGCGACCACGCGGCGCAAACTTGTTTGAGAAGGTGCCTAGCGAACAAGGACAGGAATTGATGCAGACGGGGACCTTTGGGTCAAACGTACGAAATGTGGACACAATtaagaaaaagaagaaatTAGCCAGTGCCATCATGCGACGAGAGTTGGGCATCGGTAGTGATGGGCGGCAGAAGAACGCAACAAGGCTTATGAAGCAGGACATGATACCAGAATCAGCGGCCGACACCATCATACATTACAATGCGCGATGCTATTCTGGACAGTTTTCCGACGACGGcaacttcttcttctcttgTGCGCAGGACTTCAAAGTGCGCATGTACGATACGTCAAACCCATACGACTGGAAATACTACAAGGTAAACGGTATTTCAAGATGTTGCTTTCGCAAAGCTGACTAGTCGTAGACAGTGAGATACCATGGTGGCCAATGGACGATTACAGATGCCTCATTAAGTCCTGACAATCGCTTTTTGGCATACAGCTCGATTCGAAGCGTCGTGAGTTTAGCACATACGGATCCAGATAATGATTCCGAGCCGCATTTACTCGATTTCAACGACATGGGCTCTCGCAACCCCCGTGGCTTCTCCTCACATTTCGGTGTAAGTGGAATCCTATCCACATGCGATTTGCAGCTGACCTTTTCAGATATGGTCGATACGCTTCTCTGGTGATGGCCGTGAAATTGTAGCAGGAACAGGAGACAACTCCGTCTACGTTTACGACATTGAGCGACGTCAATCAGTGCTCCGTATACGAGGCCACCAAGATGATGTAAATGCGGTCTGTTTCGGTGACACTCAATCGCCACATATTCTATACTCGGGCTCGGACGACACAACGCTTAAGGTCTGGGACCGAAGAAGTATGGGTGATGGCCGAGAAGCTGGTGTTTTCCTAGGCCACACTGAAGGTTTAACCTACGTCGACAGTAAAGGAGACGGGCGATACGTGCTCAGCAATGGAAAAGACCAAACTGCAAAGTTATGGGATCTGAGGAAGATGATGTCCAAAGAGAAGGCTGACACGATTGATCCGAATAAATACACGACGCGCTTTGAGTATCGATCCAACGCTTACGACCCTAAGGACTATAGCCCACATCCTTACGACTGCTCGCTTGTTACTTTCCGTGGCCACAAGGTATTAAAGACGCTTATTAGATGTCATTTCTCGCCCCCTGGTAGTACCGACTCCCGCTACGTCTATTCTGGTAGCTATGACGGTTCGGTTCATATTTGGAACATGGATGCAACGCATGCCGGTAAAGTGAATGTCCTAAAAGCGACGAGGAATTCGCGGCCACGCGATCCAGACTTCCTTGCTGGAACCTATGATTATTGGGGTAGGAACGAGGGCCGATGGATGACTTGTGTCCGAGACGCGAGCTGGCACCCCAATGCGCCTGTGATTGCTGGTAAGTTTAGGAAACATGACATACCTCTTCTTCGGTTGTGCTAACAAGTTGTAGCGACGTCATGGAACGGATGGGGCACCTCACAAGGGACATGCACAGTTCACACATGGAACGATGGCGTTGAGGACGACGAGGCAACGCCGGAAGTCGGTCGACGGGTCAATGCGCAACTACAGCATGACGAGCGGTTGTACAGGAGACACCCAACGTGGTACGAAGACATGATGGAAGATGATTGAAGAGTCTGCATTGGCTGACAAATGTAGAAATCGATGCACGTGTGGGCCGAGTGTTCTGTACGTCTCGGTGGTTGCTGTGTATTATTTCGCATTTAGATATTTGGCGGCAGTTTGGTATTAGTCGGTATTCACATTACACGAGCTGTGCGGGACATTGATGATATGCGGTGCGTAAATGCTTAGATTTTGTATGCAATCAAACTCCCGCTGGCCCAATGTCGGTATAGTACAGCCCCTTTCGCATATGCAATGCGTGGTATCTGGGCCTCCAAACCCCATATGCCGCATATGTTCCCCCACCCTCCAAGCGCACTAAAAATGATATGATGAACGCATCCGTCGTGTGGTCGGATGTGCAAGAGGAAGGTAATCGATGTCTCTGGAGTTGGGGAGACTATGAGCCACCAACGAGGATGTTGTTGACGGGAATGTGGACGAGCTTGACGACGTAGCCAATAACTCCTGCGGGTACGTCAGATGACCAGATTCGTCGAAGAGGAAAGAGATATTACTGACCCATGATCAAGAAACCGATTCCGACTGCTTGCGATATCCTGATGAACTCCTTCTTGTCGGGCTCTGCTACCGAGTTAGTGCCGTAATTAAGCACACGTAATGTAAGTCTTACTGGTGCAGCGGTTCATGAAGAGAGTACCCTCCTTGAGGAACTCAGCGGGCATACTGCGCGCACGTTAGTAATTGCCTTTTCTCTCTTCCATCATGTCTTCGGTCTTGCGTACTCGGCAAACTCCTTGATGTTCTCCATGGCGACTGATGTGCGATTTTCGTATCGTAGGACTAATTCGAATTGGTGTGAGGGATGACTTGTCGAGGAGTTTTGGTATCGTGGATTGAGGAAGTCGCGAAGTCAGGGTAGCTCAGCTGCCAAATTACCAGATAGACCAGTTCAGAGTTGGCGGCAATCTGGCCTTGCGGAGACGGCAAGAGCCGACAGGGGTGGGTGGCGTGCCAAGGAGTATACTAACGGCGACGCTAGCGATCCGAGCTCTCGCATCGCGTTCTCGTATGTTGCTCACCCTCTTTCGCGCCGGCGATAGCAATCGACTCGAATCTGCAATCTTTCCCCAGGTTTGTTGCTGACGCAGAAAGTACTAAAACAGACAGGGACGTTATAAAAACTGCACTAGCAGCCCGACTGTTCTCGTTGCGGCACGCGCAGAGCTTGGGACAGGAAGGGAACGCGCTTGGCTTCTGGTTCGAGCTCATCCTCGTTACTGTCCATTATTTTCTCATTACTGGTTGCGCACGGTTTTGCGCCACGTCAATTCCAAGCACATTGTACACAGCGGCTCTGGTTCGCGCACACTGTACTAGAAGCTGGCAACGCAAGCGCAGAAGGGAGGCTGAGGCTACTACACACACAAACATCTCTGACACCACATCCTGTACCTTTCACATCTCCGCATCTGCCAGAGGCGATCGGAAGAGCACGTCTTGATCTGAGCTGTCCTTCTGGACCATTCCCCTCGCCAGCAGCGGCACTGTACGTATGGCCTGATTCTACGCAGTTTGTCTCTTTGTCCTCGTCGGAATGGCATCGACTGCCGCAGCATTCTTTTCTTTACTGTATTCATCCCATCTCAACATGCTGATTTGTATACCAATCACAGAATTGCATGTACTTTTGCTATTGATACTAGCACCTCGAGTACCTAAAGCGAATCAAACAAGCATACCGGCACATATCATAGCGCTCGCTTACTGCAGTTGACTTGACAGACTACAGCAAACATGGCCGACGACGACAACTTCGATATCGACATCTACGGCGATGAACCTTACCAAGATTCGACCGCCCAGCAAGACACCACAGTGACCGACTCCAACGTCCCCGATACAGATGCCAATGCAGCTACCCTGAACAATGCATCCGACAACACAAAGCCCGAAAGCGGTGACCACACAGCCGGTGACCCGGCGAATGGAGATAGCCATCACGAACAGACTACACAACAGATAGCGTCCACAGGCGGCTCGGCTGGTCTAGATGTTCACAAGCAGGCACCACAACAGCAAGGCACAAAGCGCAAGCAAGGCGAGGATGACGATCGTCCGACCGACCCTGGCGCTACCGCAGCCCTGATGATCAACGATGTCAACTGGTGGGTCAGTGAAGAAGACATTCGCGGATGGGCCAACCAGAGCGGCTGCGAAGACGAGCTTATCGAAGTCTCCTTCAGCGAGCACAAGGTCAACGGCAAGAGCAAAGGGTAAATATGTTTCAATCTCCTGAGACTTCGCATGCTGATTAGCTTGTAGTCAAGTTTTTGCTCTAATGAATTCACCACAAGCAGCTACTGCTTTGAAGCACAAAATTGAGAACCTGTTCAAAGACCAAGCGCACACCAAAAAGCCGACCGCCATCTTCAGTCCTCCCCACGTCAACCCATTCAAGACATTACCAAAGGATGTCCCAACACGAGACAAGGGTAGGAACGACCGTGTGATTGCCAGCAACTACGGAAACTCGGGCGGCTATAACAACAACCGAGGTGGTTACAACAATAATAGGGGCGGGAACTTCAACAGAGGCGGTGGTATGGGCTATAACAACAACCGCAACTACAGTCCGGTAAATAATAACATGGGCGGAAACATGGGAGGCTATGGCGCCCAGCCACCTATGAACAACTTTGGAAACCCCATGGGAGGCATGAACAACTTTGGGGGCGGCTTCAACCGTGGTGGTATGATGGGCGGTGGCATGCGCGGTGGCATGGGTAATCGTGGTCGCGGCGGAAACATGGGCATGAATCCGATGGGTGGAAACCCGATGGGCGGAATGAATATGCCAATGGGTGGCAACATGATGGGCATGGGAGCCAATATGATGGGTATGGGTGGTGGCAACATGGGCATGATGGGAGGAATGGGTATGTGGAAATCTCCCCCTAGAACTTCTTCTAGTGACTGAACCCCAACATCCTCTTCTCTTTGCCTAGATAATTGCTAACGCTGAACTTACAGGAGGCGGCTTTGGTGGCAACCCAGGCTTCAACCCAGGCTTCTTTAATGGTAATCAGGGTGGCAATGAGAATACCTGGCAAAACCCTCATGGCGCTAAACGACCACGCCCGGAGTAGTCGACACCCCCAGGACCCGATGCCGGCAACTCGCATAACCTGGCGGTGTTAGACGATCAGGTCGCAAGCAGCCTTTACGCACCAAACCCGACTTCTAAAATATGTGCCTAGCGAAGACTCCCTGTCCGAGGCCTAATCGGAAACCCCTTTCTGACCATTTTAAACCCGATCTTACCGACGTCATGATGCACGCTTTGGTATCATGATACTGATAGTCTGGCAAAAGTTTGGgcttttttttcttctttaTACGCATGTTGCGGCCAAGCGTAGTCAGATCGACTTGGTAACTGATTTCAActttcttcggcgtttaCATGGGATATTGGGATATGGTGTATGAATTCATCCTTTTCTATTCGTGTGTTATCAGTACATTCGACGTTTTGTCGGATGTGTGTATGTTTATATCTAACCTTGTGTAAATTTGGTAGTTACCATCTTGTTCGTCACATCCACGTGCCTGGTGATTGTGTTTATTGCTTTTCCATAAGTCTGTGGAACTTCTAGAACCTTTGTAATTGCTTCCTGGAAGCAGTTTGGAAACGAGATGCTTGTATACTATTTATTTTTTTGCAAATTCCAGCGCCTTTACGTGTAGTTTTCATAAACTGCAGACACTCATGCTGTGCTAGTACTGTAGTAAAGACAGTCGCATCATCATTCCTTGGTGGAAATACAGGTTCACCCTGGCTAATCTGGATATTAGGGCCGGCTGTGGACCTGCATATTGAATATGGGGCGGCAGGATTGACGATATATTGGACGAACATTAAACCTTGGACATCACTTGTTCTCTTTAAACCAATCAACAGCGCTTCGTATGCACCCACCTTCCAGAAGTATTCTATACGTGGGTCTCCGCACTCGCAAATCCAGGGAATACAGCGGGTATGCACTCTAAGCATAGGTATGGCTGTGAAAGCTTGACGATCGCGCTAAACTATAAGGAGCCGTCTTTCTGGGGACTAGAACTCGGTTGCCAGGCGAGGCTGTTAAAACTTCGGGGATAGGACATACGAGTGGGTGTGAGAGCTATATGGAGGATTTCAACACTGAGGGGCAAGGGGGCGTTTTGGGTATGTAATACAGTAGGTAGAAATGTATATCTTGGCCGACTCCCAAGATATAGAAAAAGTTCAGGGAGTTACCAGATCAATTGAAGACCAAAAAAAATTGCAATGAAGGTCTCTCGCACAAGTGCAGCATTGCTGCTTAACAGCATTCTTGCCTCTGCTCAATGTATTTCATCCCTCCCTCCTACACACTACCACACCAACTCCCTATCCACTAACCCGCCCTAACAGCAAACACAACTAGCATAACCTGCCCATCCTCCTCGAAATTCACCTCCATCTCCG belongs to Pyrenophora tritici-repentis strain M4 chromosome 10, whole genome shotgun sequence and includes:
- a CDS encoding Tropomyosin multi-domain protein; translation: MSIFNSVLGSLSPPPGFRKSFEDPHARDHELPVYNSPPSPRIPPPVTASVLWSAPKTALLPPPRVPDDLIALQRRARHLEQQLQELLDAQADGLMGGLGAGDVIPDDLVSNGSTTPTVSSVRSSDRSAENGDTRQIPKRKKVGLDTARRGISRRIRQLASVKSEELDLLDEDLRKLQTTVEKTDAWSQKRIRLEKKIHDIECEDAGAKAKSLQTEASKLEQEIRQKEEELWALKRRHRRVLDELADTENSAEAKIASYKTALSLLDREISNFLERPPNADHVPMSSSPFLTLPAKRRTLDMAREYWQDEYARLAEKCEEVDTDRGALEEGAHLWTEVVKKVADYETSLQDYMQHAGRNGSPDASQLLEQMDKTISYLEEKLDYATSRSWNLLVCAVGAELEAFTQGRTMLVEALGTKRKGKEKALGSLLDHDGFQTEQQEDMTISAIRISRSPQRQPTPPKPSFFDSEDEDPDPELMISHQDHDTG
- a CDS encoding WD40 repeat protein — translated: MRRELGIGSDGRQKNATRLMKQDMIPESAADTIIHYNARCYSGQFSDDGNFFFSCAQDFKVRMYDTSNPYDWKYYKTVRYHGGQWTITDASLSPDNRFLAYSSIRSVVSLAHTDPDNDSEPHLLDFNDMGSRNPRGFSSHFGIWSIRFSGDGREIVAGTGDNSVYVYDIERRQSVLRIRGHQDDVNAVCFGDTQSPHILYSGSDDTTLKVWDRRSMGDGREAGVFLGHTEGLTYVDSKGDGRYVLSNGKDQTAKLWDLRKMMSKEKADTIDPNKYTTRFEYRSNAYDPKDYSPHPYDCSLVTFRGHKVLKTLIRCHFSPPGSTDSRYVYSGSYDGSVHIWNMDATHAGKVNVLKATRNSRPRDPDFLAGTYDYWGRNEGRWMTCVRDASWHPNAPVIAATSWNGWGTSQGTCTVHTWNDGVEDDEATPEVGRRVNAQLQHDERLYRRHPTWYEDMMEDD
- a CDS encoding Sss1, Preprotein translocase subunit Sss1, which encodes MENIKEFADMPAEFLKEGTLFMNRCTKPDKKEFIRISQAVGIGFLIMGVIGYVVKLVHIPVNNILVGGS
- a CDS encoding PPE-repeat protein, which encodes MADDDNFDIDIYGDEPYQDSTAQQDTTVTDSNVPDTDANAATLNNASDNTKPESGDHTAGDPANGDSHHEQTTQQIASTGGSAGLDVHKQAPQQQGTKRKQGEDDDRPTDPGATAALMINDVNWWVSEEDIRGWANQSGCEDELIEVSFSEHKVNGKSKGQVFALMNSPQAATALKHKIENLFKDQAHTKKPTAIFSPPHVNPFKTLPKDVPTRDKGRNDRVIASNYGNSGGYNNNRGGYNNNRGGNFNRGGGMGYNNNRNYSPVNNNMGGNMGGYGAQPPMNNFGNPMGGMNNFGGGFNRGGMMGGGMRGGMGNRGRGGNMGMNPMGGNPMGGMNMPMGGNMMGMGANMMGMGGGNMGMMGGMGGGFGGNPGFNPGFFNGNQGGNENTWQNPHGAKRPRPE